In the genome of Luteitalea pratensis, the window GCGCGCCGGCTTCGAGTACGTGTTCCTCGGTATCGAGAACGTGCTCGAGGACGATCTCGCCTTCCTCAGGGCGTCGGCCAAGAACGCGCAGCGCGAAGGCGGACGGCGCGTCGGCAACGCGACGCTCGCGGCCATCGACATCCTGCACCGCCACGGCATCTTCGTGGTGGGAGGGCTCATCGTCGGCAATCCCGACGACACCCACGACGCCATCGAGGCCAACCTCGCGTTCGCGCGGGCACACGTGGACTGGCCTTACATCCAGCACCCGACGCCGTACCCGCGCACGCCCATGAACGAGGACTTCCGTCGCCGCGATCTCGTGGTCAACGAGCGCCTCGAGGAGTACGACGGCACGACGGCGGTGGTCCGGACCACGCACCTGGGCGCCGACGACATCGAGTTCCTGCGGTGGAAGTCCGAACGCTGGATGAAGGTGCGGCACATGCCGGCGGTGCTGCGCCGCCGCCCGGGCTTCGTGCTCCGGAACGCACCGATGCTGCTGGCGCACACGTTCCGCGGCAGCACCTGGCGATCGATGATCGGGCTGGAGTCGTCGCGCGACACCTTCCGCCGTTACAAGGCGATTCGTCAGCGCGAGCGGGAGTACGTTGCCGAATAGTGCCGGCCTTGGGCCTTGGGCCTTGGGCCTTCGGCCTTCGTTGTCCGGCGTCAGGCGTTCAGCGTTCGACGTTACGTGCGTGTGGCCTGGTTGGGAAGCCACACGCTGACGGCCATGCCGCCGGCCTGCCGGCGTGCGAGGTGCAGGCGCCCGCCGTGTGCTTCGACGATCTCCGAGCAGAGGGAGAGTCCGAGGCCGCTGCCAGCCCGCTTGAAGGAATGGAACGGCAGCAACGCCTTACGCATGGTGTCCTCGTCCATGCCCGTCCCGCGATCGAGGACCGTGAGCAGCACGCCATCGTGCCGTGCGTCCACCAGCATGCGGATCTCTTCGGGCACGCTGCCGGACTCCTCGGCATTCTTCAGCAGGTTGATCAACACCTGCTGGACCTGCGCCGCGTCGAACCAGCCGGCGGCTTCGCCGACCGGCGTGTCGAGCGTATACGGGAACAGCTGCGAGACGCCCGAGAGGAATGGCGCGAGCGCCACCGTCTCCGGCCGCGGCACCGGCAGCCGAGCGAAGCGCGCGTAGCCTTCGAGGAAGCTGGTCACGTGTGCGACGCGCTCGGCAATCGTGTCGAGCAAGGCGGGCAAGCGCGCAGCGGCGTCCGGCCGGCTCGCCGCCACTTTGGCGGAATGGGCCAGCGAGCTCACCGGCGCCAGCGAGTTGTTCAGTTCGTGGCTCATCACCCGGATCGCCTTCTTCCACGTTGCCGTCTCCTGCCGTGACAGTTCGTGCGTGATCCGTTCGATGACCACCAGCCGATGCGACACCGTGTTCAGATGAAAGGCGCGGACGAGGATGCGGTAGCTCTCCTCCTGTCCATCCTGATCCCACGTCACCAGGCTGTCCTCGCCGCGTCGCAGCGGGCCCTGGAGCGCGGCAGGGGCCAGTTCCACGAGTTCCGCGAGCAGGCGCCCATTCAGGCGCGTCGCGCCGTGAAACACCCGTCGGCAGGCGGCATTGGCAAAGACGATGCGCTGGCGCTGGTCGAGCAGCAGAATCGCCATCGGCGCGCCCTGCAGCAACGTGTCGAGTAGGAGTTCCCGCTGGATCAGCTCGGCGCGTTCCTCACGCAGGATCGCGCCCATCCTGTTGAAGACCGACACCAGGTCCCCGACCTCGTCGGGCGAGGGCGATGCCAGCCGCGTCGCGAAGTCGCTCTCGGCAAAGCCGGTCACGCCGTCGTGCAGGGCACGCAGCGCCTGGCGTGCCGGGGATGTCGCGATCCGTGCCGCCGCCAGGCCGACGACGAGGGCGACGGCGAGTGCCGAGGCAACTGCCAGCCACGCAGGCGCGCCGCCTCGCAGCAGGACGGCGCCTGTCGCGGTTGCGGCGCAGGCACAGGCGACATTGGCCAGCAGCACCCGCGTCTGCAGGCGGAACACGTCAGCTCCGCGGGCGGCGTTCGAGCGAGACGCCGAGCCGCTCCATCCGACGGTAGAGTGCCTGCCGCGAGAGGCCGAGCGCCTCCGCGGCCCTCGACACGCTGCCGCCATGCACGCGCAGCACCTCCTCGAGCGCATCGCGTTCGGCTCCCGCGCCGGGAACACGGTAGGGCCCGCTCTCCGGGCGCGGCTGCACCAGGGGCGACGAGGCATGCGCGGTCGCGAGGCCAAGATCCCCCGGGCTTATCTCTTCACCCGGGGCCACCAGGCTCGCGCGTTGCAGACGATTCTCGAGCTCGCGGACGTTCCCCGGCCAGGCGTGGGCGAGCAGCGCCCGCTCCGCCGCGGCGCCCAATGTTCGCGTCCGGCCCTGACCCGACAACATCTGGCGCGCGATCGGCAGGATGTCGTCTGGACGATCGCGCAAGGGCGGGACGGCGAGTTCGATCACGTTCAGCCGGAAGTACAGGTCCTCGCGGAACTGTCCGGCCGCGATCGCCGTCGGCAGGTGCACGTTGGTGGCGCACAGGAGCCGGACGTCGCTGTGGAGCGAGATGCTCGATCCAAGCCGCTCGTACTCGCCGGTCTGCAACACGCGAAGCAGCTTCGCCTGTCCTGGCAACGACAAGGTGCCGATCTCGTCGAGGAACAGCGTGCCGCCATGCGCAGCCTCGAAACGGCCGACGCGGCGTCGCTGTGCGCCCGTGAAGGCGCCGGCTTCGGCGCCGAACAACTCGGCTTCGAGCAGCGTGTCCGGCAGCGCCCCGACGTTGACGGTGACAAACGCGCGGCCGGCACGCGTGGAGTTGGCCTGGATGATGCGGGCGATCTTCTCCTTGCCAGAGCCGTTCGGGCCGGTGATCAGCACCGGCACATCGGCCGCCGCGACGTGAACCGCGAGGTCCACGAGCCGCGCTATGGCGCCGCTCTGGAACACCAGCCCGCAGAGGTCCGGCTGGCTGGCGCCCGGGCGACTTCGTGCCGCCGACTCGATCGACCCGTTGGCGCTCCGGTCGCTGCTGCGGCGCGCCTCGCGCATCGCGAGCAGTTCGCGGACACTCGCCACCAGCCGCGCATCGTCCCACGGCTTGCCGAAGTAGTCGGTCGCTCCCGCTTTCACGAGCGACACCGCGCGTTCGAGCGACGTGAACGCCGTCATCAACAGCACCGGCATCACCGGATCGACGCTGCGGATCGCATGGAACAGCGCCGCGCCTTCGTCGCCCGACGTCTCACCTGGCGCGAAGTTCATGTCCTGCAGCACGACGCCCACGTCCCCGGATCGCACCCGCTCGAGCGCGGCCGCGGCGTCCACTGCGACGGCCGCGGGCACGTCGTGGAGCGAGAACAGGACCTCCAGCGCCTGGGCGACGGGGTCCTGATCCTCGACGATGAGGCAGACCAGTGGGCTCGGGGGCACGCGCTGTTGGGTACGGGTCGCTGCGTCAGATGTTCCGCGTCGCCTCGGCCGGCGCGACACGCGCGCCGCGCAGGGCAGGCCACAACGTCGCCAGCAGCCCGGCCGTCCACAGCAGCACGGCACCGATGGCGAGCAGCCCGGGTGTGATCCTGGGACCATCCATCTCGCGGAGCAACGTCATGTTCAGCACCACCGCCAGGCCGACCCCGAGCACGATGCCGACGGTGGTCGTGATCCAGTTCTCGAGCAGGAAATGCCTGAGGATGTCGGCGCGCCCGGCGCCCAACGCCCGGCGAGTTCCAATCTGTCTGGTCCGCTCGGCGACCGAGAACGACGTCAGGCCCATGATACCGAGCGC includes:
- a CDS encoding sensor histidine kinase, which translates into the protein MFRLQTRVLLANVACACAATATGAVLLRGGAPAWLAVASALAVALVVGLAAARIATSPARQALRALHDGVTGFAESDFATRLASPSPDEVGDLVSVFNRMGAILREERAELIQRELLLDTLLQGAPMAILLLDQRQRIVFANAACRRVFHGATRLNGRLLAELVELAPAALQGPLRRGEDSLVTWDQDGQEESYRILVRAFHLNTVSHRLVVIERITHELSRQETATWKKAIRVMSHELNNSLAPVSSLAHSAKVAASRPDAAARLPALLDTIAERVAHVTSFLEGYARFARLPVPRPETVALAPFLSGVSQLFPYTLDTPVGEAAGWFDAAQVQQVLINLLKNAEESGSVPEEIRMLVDARHDGVLLTVLDRGTGMDEDTMRKALLPFHSFKRAGSGLGLSLCSEIVEAHGGRLHLARRQAGGMAVSVWLPNQATRT
- a CDS encoding sigma-54-dependent transcriptional regulator, coding for MPPSPLVCLIVEDQDPVAQALEVLFSLHDVPAAVAVDAAAALERVRSGDVGVVLQDMNFAPGETSGDEGAALFHAIRSVDPVMPVLLMTAFTSLERAVSLVKAGATDYFGKPWDDARLVASVRELLAMREARRSSDRSANGSIESAARSRPGASQPDLCGLVFQSGAIARLVDLAVHVAAADVPVLITGPNGSGKEKIARIIQANSTRAGRAFVTVNVGALPDTLLEAELFGAEAGAFTGAQRRRVGRFEAAHGGTLFLDEIGTLSLPGQAKLLRVLQTGEYERLGSSISLHSDVRLLCATNVHLPTAIAAGQFREDLYFRLNVIELAVPPLRDRPDDILPIARQMLSGQGRTRTLGAAAERALLAHAWPGNVRELENRLQRASLVAPGEEISPGDLGLATAHASSPLVQPRPESGPYRVPGAGAERDALEEVLRVHGGSVSRAAEALGLSRQALYRRMERLGVSLERRPRS